The sequence below is a genomic window from Mycobacteroides abscessus ATCC 19977.
TGTGGTCGTCGGATTGGGTATGGCATGGGGGTCCATCGCCGGGTACGCGATCAACCCGGCCCGTGACTTCGGTCCACGGCTCGCGTCCTATCTCACCGGTTTCGATACGGCCTTTCTGGACCAGCACGGTGCCCAGTACTGGTGGGTGCCGATCGTCGGGCCGTTCATCGGTGGTCTGGTGGGCGCCGCGCTATACCGGTACCTGGTCGAACCATTCCTACCCGCAGATGATCCTGTAACCCAATCACCTTCGCATACCGAGGAGTTCGCCAATGGCTGATTTCGTGGCATCGATCGACCAAGGCACTACCAGCACACGCGCCATGATCTTCAACCACAGGGGCGAGGAAGTGGGCCGCCATCAGCTGGAGCATCAGCAACTGCTGCCACGGGCGGGCTGGGTGGAACACAACCCGGTGGAGATCTGGGAGCGCACCTGGTCGGTGTTGGCCACGTCTCTCAATGTGACCGGGCTATCGGCCGGTGATCTCGCTGCCGTCGGGGTGACCAATCAGCGTGAGACCACCTTGGTGTGGAACCGCCACACTGGTAGGCCGTACTGCAATGCCATCGTGTGGCAGGACACCCGCACCGACAAGATCGCCGCGGCACTGGACCGCGACGGGCGTGGTGACATCATTCGGCGGAAGGCCGGACTACCTCCCGCCACTTACTTTTCGGGCGGGAAGCTGCAATGGATTCTGGAGAACGTCGAGGGGGTGCGGCGGGATGCGGAGAATGGTGACGCGCTCTTCGGGACGCCCGACAGCTGGGTGATCTGGAATCTCACCGGCGGTGTCCGCAGCGGGGTACATGTCACCGATGTGACAAATGCCAGTCGCACCATGTTGATGAACCTGGAGACCCTGGACTGGGATGACGAGCTGTTGTCGTTCTTTTCCATTCCGCGCCAGATGCTTCCGCCGATCAAGGCGTCGTCGCCGGTGGAGCCGTTCGGCTTCACGACGCAGCTGGGTCCGCTGGGCGGAGAGGTTCCCATCGCCGGCGATCTGGGTGATCAGCAGGCCGCGATGGTGGGGCAGGTGTGCCTGAACCCCGGCGAGGCCAAGAACACCTACGGCACCGGAAACTTCTTGCTACTCAACACCGGTGAGGAACTGGTCCATTCGAGCAATGGGCTGTTGACCACCGTCTGTTATCAATTCGGCGACAACAAGCCGGTGTATGCGCTGGAGGGATCGATCGCGGTGACGGGCTCCGCGGTGCAGTGGCTGCGCGACCAGCTGGGCATCATCAGCGGTGCCTCGCAAAGCGAGGACCTGGCGCGCCAGGTCGAGGACAACGGCGGCGTCTATTTCGTGCCGGCCTTTTCCGGGCTGTTCGCGCCGTACTGGCGATCGGATGCACGCGGCGCCATCGTGGGTCTGTCCCGGTTCAACACCAACGCGCACCTGGCGCGCGCGACACTCGAAGCCATCTGTTACCAGAGCCGGGAAGTGGTCGAGGCCATGGAGGCGGACTCGGGTGTGCGGATGGAGGTGCTCAAGGTCGATGGCGGTATCACCGCCAACAAGCTCTGCATGCAGATCCAAGCCGACACCCTGGGTGTGGACGTCGTCAAACCCGTTGTCGCCGAGACTACTGCGCTGGGCGCGGCGTACGCGGCGGGCTTGGCCGTGGGTTTCTGGAAGGACGCCGACGACCTGCGGCGCAACTGGCAGGAAGACGAACGCTGGAGCTCGTCGATCACGGACGAGAAGCGCGCCGAGGGTTTCGCGGGCTGGAAGAAAGCCGTGCAGCGCACGCTGGACGGGGTGGACGTCTAAAGCAGTGTGCCGAGTGTCGGCTTTTCGGACAGTTCTCGAACTGTCGCCCGAAAAGCCGACACTCGACGGCGTTGAGCTAGTCGGTTTCACCCAAGATGCCGTAGATCTGCTTGCGTGCAGAATTTACGATCTCGATGATCCGCTGCTGTTGTTCGGGCGAGGCGGCGTGCGCCGACTGCGCGACGGCGCCCATCAGCTGGCCGAGGGCTGAACGAAGATCGAGCACCGACGGGTCGGCGTCTTCGTTGATCTTCTCCCAGGGCGGGGTGTCCAGCTTCTCCGCTGCAGCCGTGCCTTCTTCGGTCAGCTCGAACTGCTTGCGGCTACTGCCGCCTTCGGTCTCGGTGATGAGTCCCTCGTCGACGAGCAGTTGCAGGGTCGGGTACACCGAACCGGGGCTCGGCCGCCAGATGTTGTTACTGCGCTCGGCGATCTCACGAATCATCTCGTAGCCGTGCATGGGGCGCTCGGCGAGCAGTGCCAAGATCGCGGCCCGGACATCGCCACGCTGGCCACGCCCCCGCCCGCGTCCGCGAGGTTGTTCACCGAAACCGAAGCCGAATCCCGGGCCGAAGCCACGCCCGAATCCCGGCCCGAAGCCACGGTCCATGAAGGCGCCGGGGCCGCGACGGCCCGCCCACGCCTGCTCGTGAAACTCGCCGCGAGGATCGCATTCGTGCCGGCGGCTGCCGTGGCGACGGCCCCGCAGGCCCGGTCCGCGACCGGTGGGGTCAAAACCGAATCCAAAACCAAATGGTGTGTCGGGCCGAAACTGTTCGGCCCTTTCTTCATGGGAAGTCATGTGTCTCTCCTTGAGTACTGGGGAGGGCTAGTTCGCCTCTCGATAGATAACGATATATCGGAATCGATCGTGATGCAACGAAAACTTTCGACACTGATTCACGGACATTTGGGGCCCCCTCCCAGCTAGCCGCCGTAGGGTGACCGCCATGACGGTGAAGTGGCTGGATAAGCCCGAGGATCACGACTACCAAGCGGCCACGGATTACCTGACGCTCGTCGGTGAGGCGGATCTGGTGAAGCGGACGGTGAAGGCGCTGCGCAATGCGACGCTGGAGTATCGCAAGGCCAAGGACATCTTGCGGGCGGCACGCCTGGAGATGCTGCCCAAGACAAATGCCCATGTGGCCCGTGACCTGGCGAAGATAGCCAAGGACAAGGCGCTGTCGCCGATCCTGCTGGTGCGCGGCGACGCGCGCAGCGGAGCCCGCCTGGAAATCGCCGATGGTTATCACCGGGTGTGCGCCAGCTATATATCCGACGAAAACACTGACATTCCTTGCCATCTCGTCTCGTGGCAGTAGTTCCATGAGTGGATTTGGATTCCCGACCCTGGCGATTGTCGTTATTGTCGGGATGATCGGGCCGCTGCTCGCGCTCAACACGCGACTGCGGATTCCAGTCGTCATCGGGGAACTGCTCGCTGGAATTGTCATCGGACGCACCGGGTTCGGTTGGATCGACGCCTTTGACCCGACCTTCAAAATGTTCGCCGACGTGGGGTTCGCGCTGGTCATGTTCGTGGCGGGCACCCATGTTCCGGTGCGTGACAAGACCATGCGGGCATCGCTACCTCAGGCGGCGCTGCGCGCGATCGTGGTCGGTGCGGTGGCCGCGGTGCTGGGTGTGCTGTTGGCCAACGTGTTCCATACCGGGCATGCACCGCTGTACGCGGTCCTCATCGCCTCCTCGTCGGCGGCGCTGGTGCTGCCGGTCATTGACTCGCTGGGACTCGGCGGCCCCAAGGTGCTGATCACCACCGCGCAGGTGGCCATTGCCGATACTGCCTCGATTATCTTGTTGCCGTTGGTTATCGACCTCAAACATGCGCCGCGCGCGGCGGTCGGCGCGGTCGCCGTGGCCGCCTGCGCGGGCATCGTCTTCGTGATCCTGCATGCGTTGGATCAGGCCGGGAAGCTGGATCGGTTCCACGACTACTCGAAACAACGCCGCGTCGCGATGGAACTGCGCATCAGCCTGGCCATCGTCTTCGGCCTCGCCGCCCTGGCCGTGGAAACCCACGTCTCGATCATGCTGGCGGGTTTCGCGCTCGGTCTGGTCGTAGCCGGTATCGGGGAACCACGCCGCCTTGCCAAGCAGCTCTTCGGTTTCACCGAAGGTTTCTTCTCGCCCCTGTTCTTCGTGTGGCTGGGGGCGTCGCTACACGTGCGCGAGCTCGGTGAAAATCCCAAGCTCATCCTGCTGGGTGTCGGTTTGGGTGTCGCGGCGGTGCTGGCCCATCTGGTTGTACGGATCTTTGGTCAGCCGCTACCGCTGGGCGCGTTGGCGGCTGCCCAGCTGGGGGTGCCCATCGCCGCGGCGGCGATCGGTGAACAGCAGCAGTCACTGATTCACGGCGAGGCTTCCGCGCTCATTCTCGGTGCGTTGGTCACGATTGCCGCGGCGACGGTCGGTGGCTCGCTGTATGCGAAGACGTCCCAGGGCAATCAGCCGGGCGTGGCGAAACCCGAACGTCCCGTGGACGATTCGGAAGGCTCCGGTGCCGGTGGTGGTGCGGAGGGCGCCGGTGGTGGTGTCGCCGGATAGTCCGGTCGCATCTGTGCCAACGCGCGTCGGTGCCGCTCGGCCAGCACCGCGGCGAGCATGAACTGAGGCGGCGTGCCGGGCGGCGGTGGCGGCGCGATGCTGGCGAGCACGTCGGTGGAGATCTGGTAGAGCATCTGGTCTCGAGTGTGCGGTGCCAACTGCCCCGCGCGGTTGAGGAACTGACGGGCCAGATCGGCCTGGTCGCTCGTCAGCCCGGACAGCTGCAGGCTCTGAGCCCACTGGGCCAGCTGCGGCGGCATCATCGGCGGCGGAGGAAGTTTGGGGCCGCGCTCGCTGATCACCATGGTGCCCGCGAAGATGTCGCCGAGCCGCTTGCCCTTGGTCGAGGCCAGGCTGGCGATGACCGCCGGCGCACCCATGAACATGAAAATCTCCACCACGGCGGACAGGGCACGGATGACGGCCTGCCGCAGGCGCTCCGGGCCACCGTCGTCGGACACCACGCGTAACCCCATGGCCATCTTGCCCAGTGAGCGGCCCCGGGTGGCCATTTCCCAAATAACCGGATAGCCCACCAGGGCCAGCACCGAATAGACGATGCTCAGCGCACCGGTCAGGGCCGCGTCGAACTGAGAGAGCGAGAACGCGACCACGAAGATGCCGCCGTACAGCACGATCATCTGGACAAAGATGTCGATGAACGCGGACACCACTCGCACCGGAAGCTGGGCCACCTTGACGTCCAGGACAACCGCATCGCCCGTCACCAACTCCGACATCACTCGAGACTACTAGTATTTGCCAGATGGACGTGGACGCATTCGTCGCCACCCACCGGGGGACATGGGATCGGTTGGAAGAGCTGCTCAAGCGCAGGCAGCGGCTGAGCGGTCCCGAGATCGATGAGCTGGTCGACCTGTACCAAAAGGTGTCGACTCAGCTGTCCACGGTGCGGTCGGCCTCGGGCGATCCGGCGTTGGTCGGACGGCTCTCGACGTTGGTTGCCCGGGCGCGCTCGGCGGTCACCGGTGAGCATGCCCCGCTGTGGCGTCACTTCATCCATTTCTGGACGGTGTCCTTTCCTGTTGTCGCCTATCGCAGTTGGCGCTGGTGGCTTGGTGCGACGCTCGGCTCGATGGCGGTGGCCGTGGCCGTCGGTGTCTGGGTGATGCATTCACCGGAGCTGCAATCGGTGATCGGGACACCCGATGAGATCGCGCACCTGGTCAACGAGGACTTCGAAAACTATTACAGCGAGCACCCCGCCGCAGCCTTCGCGCTGCACGTGTGGATCAACAACTCCTGGGTGGCGGCCCAGTGCATCATCTTCGCCATATTGCTGGGCCTTCCGATCCCGTACGTCTTGTTCATGAACGCGGCGAACGTGGGCGTGGCAGGTGGGCTGATGATCGCGGCGGGACGTGGCGACGTGTTCTTCGGCCTGATCCTTCCGCACGGCCTGTTGGAACTGACCGCCGTGTTCCTGGCCGCAGGTGCCGGAATGCGACTGGGATGGAAGGTGATCGATCCCGGCGACCGGCCGCGCGCTCAGGTGCTCGCCGAGCAGGGGCGCGCAGTCATGTCGGTCGCAGGCGGCCTGGTGGCGGTACTGCTGGTCAGCGGTCTCATCGAGGCGCTGGTCACCCCGTCCCCGCTACCGACCTTCGCCCGCATCGGAATTGGTGTGAGCGCCGAGGCGCTGTTCCTGGCGTATGTGCTGATTCTGGGCCGTCGCGGGGTAGCTGCCAACGAATCCGGCGACATCGAGAACGCCCCGGACTACGCCCCGGCCGCGTGAGCGTTATAGGCGCCCGGAAGCCTTCAACGACAGATAGCGGTCGGCAAGCGCCGGTGCGATCTCGTCGGGCGGTGCGTCGACGACCTCGACACCCTGGCGCCGCAACAGCGTGACGATGCGGCGGCGACCGCCGCGTGTCCGTTCCGCGGCGGCAGCGTCATACACCTGCTCGGCATCCAGTGACCGGATATTTCCCGGACCGGTGGCATTCGCGGGTGTCACCATGTCTTCGACACGCGGATCGCTGACAGCTGCCACCAGGAGGTGATGATGAGTGGTCAACTGGGATAGCAGTGGCAGCAGTCCCTCTTCCAGAGCAGCCGGATTCAGATCGGTCAGCAGCACGATCAGCGAGCGGTGGCGTGATCTGCGGCGGATGGTGGAGACCAGGCCGCGGGCATCGGACTCGACAAGGGAGGGCTCCAGCGGAGCCATCGCGTTGACCACCAAGGGAAGCAGCTCGTTGCGCGAGGCCCCGGATACTTGGGCGCGCACCCCGCGGTCGTGAGCCAGGAAGTCCACCCGGTCGCCCGCACGAGACGCCAGTGCCACCAACAGCAATGCGGCATCCATAGCCCAATCCAGCCGGGGCCAGCCCGATGGATCGCCCGATGTCGGATCGACGCCGATGCGGCCCGCCGAGGTACGACCGGTGTCCAGCACCACCAGGATGCGGCGGTCGCGTTCCGGCCGCCATGTGCGCACCACCACGTCGTTGCGCCGCGCACTGGCGCGCCAGTCGATGGACCGGACGTCGTCGCCGACGACATATTCACGCAGGGAATCGAATTCGGTGCCCTGACCGCGAATCAGGACCGGGATGGCGCCCTCGAGCTCGCGTAGTTTGGCCAACCGCGACGGCAGATGCTTGCGACTCAGGAAGGGCGGCAGCACCCGTAACTGCCACGGGACATCGTGACGTCCCTGCCGCCCCGCTATCCCGAGTGGTCCGATCGTGCGCACCGTCACGGTCGCGGGCTTGTGGTCACCACGGCGTAACGGACGCAATGTCGTAACAATCTGAGTGCGCTCGCCGGACCGCAGATCCACGCGGTGCGCGCGCGGTGCGGCCCGCATGCTCGGTGCCCAACTGTCGCGGACCCAACCACGCAGCCGGCGGCCGGGATTCTGGGCTAGCAGCACGATCTCGGCGGATTCGCCGAGCCGGATGGAGTCGGGACCGGATCGGGTGAACGTGAGTCGGCGCGGGCTGGCGGCGGCAGCGATATCGACGGCAATCAATAGCGCGAGGGCCAGCAGTAGTAGCCAGAACAACCGAACCGGCCAGGGCGACACCAGGATCAGCAGCGTACTGAGTGCCGCCACCAATCCCGCGCGTCCGGTGAGAACCACTAGCGCGGCACCGGAACAGTGACGAGGATTCCGTCCAGGACCCGATCCGAGGTGGCGCCCTCCAACTCGGCCTCGGGACGCAGGCCGATGCGATGGCGCAGGGTCGGGCGGGCCATGGCCTTGACATCGTCGGGGGTGACATAGTTACGGCCGGAGAGCCAAGCCCAGGCACGCGATGTCGCCAGCAGGGCCGTGGCAGCGCGCGGAGATGCGCCGAGCTGCAATGAAGGTGACTGGCGGGTCGCCCGGATCACATCGACCACGTAGGCAAGTACCTCGGGTGCCACCAGCACCTGACCAACTGCCGCGCGGCCTGCCGCCAGATCCGCGGCGGAGGCCACCGGGGTGACATGTGACAGGTTTCGGGGATCGAAGCCGTGGGCGTGCCGGTCCAAGATGGCGATCTCTTGATCGCGTTCGGGCAGAGAGACGTTGAGCTTCATCAGGAAGCGATCGAGCTGGGCTTCGGGCAGCTGATATGTGCCCTCGTACTCGATGGGGTTCTGGGTGGCCGCAACGATGAACGGATCGGGCAGGGGACGCGGGGTGCCATCCACGGTGACCTGACGTTCCTCCATGGCCTCCAACAGTGCTGCCTGTGTCTTCGGCGGGGTCCGGTTGATCTCGTCGGCGAGCAGCAGATTGGTGAATACCGGGCCAGCACGGAACTCGAACGCCGCGGTGCGCGCGTCGTAGACCAGGGAGCCGGTGACGTCGCCCGGCATGAGGTCGGGGGTGAACTGCACACGCTTGAAGTCGAGGGACAGCGCGGCCGAGAGTGTGCGCACCAAAAGGGTTTTCGCGACACCGGGCACACCCTCCAGGAGCACGTGGCCGCGGCACAGCAGCGCGACAACCAGGCCGCTGACCACCGAGTCCTGTCCGACGACCACGATGGCTATTTGTTCACGCAATGCGGCCAGGGCGTTGCGTGCGGTCTCCCCGGAACTCCCGGTGGTAGTTGCCTGTGTCACGATTCGCGGACCTGCCTTTCCAGAACGTCGAGTTGCTGAGTCAGATTGGTGAGCTGCTGATCGTCCGAGGGGGCGGGACCGAACAGCACATGGTGAACTTCCGTGGGATCGCGGCCGATTCGTTGTGCGATGGTGGCGGTCACGACCTGGGGTGCTCCGTCGACCGGAAGCCCGAGGCGGCGCACGATTCGGTACGTGGCCGCTTCGCGCAGTGACTCGGAGGCAAGGTCGCGGGCCCGGCGGGACCGATAGAGCCGCCCGCGTCCCTCTGTTGTTTCCGAGGCCCGCACGATCACGGGAAGTTTTTCGGCGATAACGGGACCCAGACGGCGGCCGCGCCAGATGGCGAGCAGGAGCACCACAATGCAGAGCTGCCAGATGGCCATGTTCACCTGATCGGGAATCAGGTCGCCCATTGATTTCGGTTTGGCGCTGGCGCCGACCTTCGGCCGCTCGGGAACGTACCAAACCAGGTGGGCGCTTCGACCGGCCAGATTCATGGCGAGCGCGGCGTTACCCTGTTTGTCCAGCTGCTTGTTGGAAAGCAGGGTGTCGTCGCCGAGCACGGTGATGGTGCGGTCGCCATCCCGGTAGCGCAGCAGCGTGCCGCCGTAGCAGCTGATGCGGCCGGGACCAGGGTCGGTGAACGTGTACTCGGGGCCCAAGTATGTCTGAATCGCACCGGCCTGCCTGGCCTCCCGTAGATCGCAGCCCGGCTCCACGAGTTCGTCGTCCTGATACGAGCGGATGCGCACCTGCGCGGCCAGCCGCTCGCGGGTGTCGGAGTAGGGCGCGAGCATCAGGCGATCGCCCGGTAGTTCGGCCAGGGAGTCCAGGATGTTGTCGGAGAGGTAGCCGTTGTCCAGCACCATGAGTTGGCCGTCGGGGCGCATAGCGGCGCGCACCTCGCCGATGGTGGTGGCACGTGTGACGGTGACGCCATGGTCGCGAAGCAGTTGAGCCAGGGCGTGCCCGCCGCGTTGCGTTACGGCATCCGGATCCAGGTAGCCCTCGGGCCGAGGCGGTTTGGACAGGATAAGCCCGGTGATGACGATGGCGACCAGGGCGGCCAGGGCCCATGCCAAGGTGCGCCAGCGGTCTCGCAGGCGCGGCGATGTGGCAGTACTGATCGTCACCGCACCGCCTCCCACCCCGTCGTGCCTGATTCTGCGGCGGATGCGAGGACCGGGGCGTCACGGATGTGATCATCCAGGTCTGCGATCTTGCGATAGGACTGCTCTGTGCCCGGCCTATCGCCGTAGCTCACGTCGTTGAAGATTTCCGCTGCGGCGCGGAACTCCGCTGCCAATGAGGGCAATTCACGCCCGGCATCGGCTGCCAGCTCGTTGGCGGTACGACCCGGTACCGGTGTGAGGATCGTGCGCTCTTCGAGCTGGCGGGCCACGGCACGCAGTCGGTGGCGGATCGCCGAGGACCAATCGCCTTGGGACGCGGCGAGTTCGGCGGCCGCCCGATGCTCCGCCGCGGTGAGCTCACCGGATTCAAAGAGCCCGAAGTCGGCGCCACCCCTGGTCCGTACCGCGCGGCGGGCAATGCGGACCAGCAATACGGCGGCCGCGATCACGACGAGTGTGGTCACGAGAATGGTGAACCAGCCGCCGGGCAACTCGCCGGCCCGGAACTCCAGATAGTCCAGCTGATCGAAGATCCAGTTGATCAGGCGGTCGATCGGTGACGGGTGTTCGTAGATCGGTTTGGCCAGTTCGCGATGGGCGGCCTCGGCCGCAGAGTCGCGGTCGATATCGATGGCCGGCATTACACCTGAACCGGGGGACGCATGGGCAGCCACAGGGAATCGGGATCGATACCCGGCTGGCCGAGTCGCTCGCGCGTTCTGGCCTCGGTCTGCAATACCAGGTCCAGCGCCTCGGTACGCATCCGCTGGTCGGTGTAGAGCAGCACGTTCACCGCCGCCTTGAACGGCAGGGAGATGATCTGCGCGATCACGGCCCCGACTGCGGCGAGCGCGAAGATGAGCAGCATCTTGGGGCCGAGATTGTTGGGATCACTGCCGGCGAATGCCGCGACTTCCCCGACGAGGATGAAGGGCATGCCGATGATCATCGAGACGAATCCCACGATGAATCCGGTGAGTACCAGGATGCCCAGCAGCCGCCAGAAACCCTTGCGTACCAGCGAGACCGAGCGGCCGATCGCGCCGAAGACGCTCTGTTGTTCCAGGATCAGCACGGAGGGAACGAGACTGAACACGGGGATGAGATAGAGGTAGAACAAGAAGTAGGCCAGGGCCAACAGCAGCCCGGCGGGAATCGCGCCCGCGGGACCGACGGTGAGCGCCAAGCCGACCACCACCGCAACGCCGAATCCGAGAACCACGGCGAACAGCACCAGCTCGACAACGGCGACGCCAAGGAGAGCCCAGATGCGCGGCTTGGCACGCTGCCAGGCTTCCTTGATGGTGGTGCGCTCACCGAAGACGGATCGGCCGATGGTGACGGTCAGCATTCCGCTCAAGATGATGGTGACCAGGGAGGTGACCACGGCACCGATCAGCTGGCCCCCGATGTAGCCGAGGCCGAACGCTGCGCCGAACGAGTCTTCGGTGTTCTTGTCGAAGGACGCCGCACCCGTCAGGACTGCCGTCGCCGGTGCCGCCTGGATTCCGAAGATCAGGAGCTGACTGACGATGACGACGATGGCGGTAAGGCCGAGTGTGGTCTTGGGGTTGGCTCGGATGGCCGCGATGGCGCCGTTGTAGAGCGAGGATAAATCCAGCGGCCGTAGCGGGATGACACCCGGTTTCAGGGCCGGCGGCTCCGGCGTCACCCAGTAGGGCACTGCCGACGGATTCTGGTACCCGGGCGGCGGGGGTTGATATGCGAAACCCGGTGGCGGATACCCGGCTGTGCCGGCAGGGGGGTAGCCAGGGGCAGGCGGAGGGTAGGCGGGTGAGGGTCCCGGGGGTAGCGGAGACGGAGTGACGCCCCCCTCGTCGTTGCTCATTTCTCTATTTTGGCGGTTGAGGACGTTTCTGGCAATTGCCTCCCATTTCTCATGTCAATACCCTTGACATATGTCAGGCGGGTTGACACTCTGGGGATATGACTGACAAGACCGCTACAGAGGAATTCGACCTCGCGTTTGACGCCGCGTACCGCGGCGAGGCGCCCGACGGTCGGGGTGCCCGGCCGCCGTGGAGCATCGGTGAACCGCAGCCCGAGATTGCGATGCTGATCGCCGAGGGCAAGGTGCGCGGGGAAGTGTTGGATGCGGGTTGCGGCGAGGCGGCGACCTCGTTGTATCTGGCCGAGGTGGGGCACACCACCGTGGGGCTGGACTCAGCGCCCAAGGCCATCGAGTTGGCGAAAGGTTATGCGGCGGAGCGCGGTTTGACCAATGCGAGTTTTGCCGTCGCCGATATCTCGTCATTCACCGGGTATGACGGGCGCTTTGACACCATCATCGATTCGACGCTGTTCCACTCGATGCCCGTTGGGCTGCGTGCGGGCTACCAGCGTTCGATCGTCCGTGCTGCCGCGCCCGGTGCGCGTTACTACGTGCTGGTATTCGACCGGGCCGCGTTCCCCGCGGAGTCTCCCGTCAATGCCGTCACCGAAAACGAACTGCGGGATGCGGTTTCGAAGTATTGGGCCATCGACGAGATCCGTCCGGCGAAGATCTACGCGAACTTCAACGGGTTCGAACCCGGGGTAGCGCGGGGCTTCGCCCGGCACGAGATCGAGCCCGACGGCCGGGCGTCGGTGGCCGCGTGGTTGCTCTCGGCACACCTGGCGGGCTAGAAGCGGCGGATGAACCGCTCAGGATGGTGGTGATCATTCGTGCGGGACTGGCCGGTGTCGAGGTGCGGTGGCGGAATCCATTCGGTAATCCCGTCACTGCGGCGCTTTCGGGTGGTCCAGCCCTGTTGGAGCAGCCGATGGTGTGGGCCGCAGGCGAAGGTCAGATTATCGATGTCGGTGGGCCCGTCGTCGCGCCAGTCGTCGACGTGATGAACCTGGCAGAGGTAACCGGGCACGGTACATCCGGGCG
It includes:
- a CDS encoding class I SAM-dependent methyltransferase, giving the protein MTDKTATEEFDLAFDAAYRGEAPDGRGARPPWSIGEPQPEIAMLIAEGKVRGEVLDAGCGEAATSLYLAEVGHTTVGLDSAPKAIELAKGYAAERGLTNASFAVADISSFTGYDGRFDTIIDSTLFHSMPVGLRAGYQRSIVRAAAPGARYYVLVFDRAAFPAESPVNAVTENELRDAVSKYWAIDEIRPAKIYANFNGFEPGVARGFARHEIEPDGRASVAAWLLSAHLAG
- a CDS encoding membrane protein, with translation MPYWVTPEPPALKPGVIPLRPLDLSSLYNGAIAAIRANPKTTLGLTAIVVIVSQLLIFGIQAAPATAVLTGAASFDKNTEDSFGAAFGLGYIGGQLIGAVVTSLVTIILSGMLTVTIGRSVFGERTTIKEAWQRAKPRIWALLGVAVVELVLFAVVLGFGVAVVVGLALTVGPAGAIPAGLLLALAYFLFYLYLIPVFSLVPSVLILEQQSVFGAIGRSVSLVRKGFWRLLGILVLTGFIVGFVSMIIGMPFILVGEVAAFAGSDPNNLGPKMLLIFALAAVGAVIAQIISLPFKAAVNVLLYTDQRMRTEALDLVLQTEARTRERLGQPGIDPDSLWLPMRPPVQV